A region from the Bactrocera dorsalis isolate Fly_Bdor chromosome 1, ASM2337382v1, whole genome shotgun sequence genome encodes:
- the LOC105233376 gene encoding rap guanine nucleotide exchange factor 2 isoform X1: MDPYHHIRHHYPPTRPELQQKCNRGSHSSDTSSAYSGSDTMASVYGSSMDAEEIDLSGLVESVVDSDEEDLAESMDSLNVRDAVRDCLEKDPSERTEEDVEILLEFTQGLKAFTNITLAVRRALCAVMVFAVVDKAGTVVMSDGEELDSWSVLINGAVEIEHANGTREELQMGDSFGILPTMDKLYHRGVMRTKCDDCQFVCITQTDYYRIQHQGEENTRRHEDEDGRIVMVTELRQIGSNEHGATGSNASAASAAGMKRGHVVIRGTPERLLQQLVEENSMTDPTYVEDFLLTQRIFIKNPQEVTQKLLAWFESDAEPPKGSTASPQEIRDRVTRVVLLWVNNHFTDFEADHEMMEFLEVFEAGLEHTRLLSQLRLLHIACAAKARMRSCTLTRSSRDEPLNFNIIGGYEMRGITAATGGGGCGIYIAHVVPGSKAQDVGLKRGDQIHEVNGQSFEHVTSKRAMEILMGSTHLSITVKSNLLGFKEMMLAIEQGGNGSSGSNGAGTPIGSGSGSSGGSLGSKSLRSPRRICANDIAKLHGRCMLDDMTTTNRSHMLRLSSVDMLLPTDQTDCCPPATPPPVMPQQPSSGGGNMASNFMSNLLQSVSNASARKDSQANCNDGGGGSKGGGFMTLAPRRRIQKALAKMNLLQHKSIGGAGLNDSVDIATPTETMSQKAGKLTTSSSSSSSTCGGVGGGNRLYQSQSNPDLSSSLLYEDATSLTTSTATAPTPTPNYLTASMHRPSAVSTTSSAMLPDYPEHVLKVFKADQSCKYLLINKETTAHEVVMLALQEFGIHDPSSNYSLCEVSVGEGGMVKQRRLPDQLQNLAERIGFAARYYLKTNGSTETLVPDELALELVRESSVHFLQLNAYELAIQLTLQDFAIFRQIESTEYIDDLFNLKTKYGVPMLTKFAELVNREMFWVVTEICSEHNIVRRMKIVKQFIKIARHCKECRNFNSMFAIISGLGHAAVSRLRLTWEKLPSKYQRLFSDLQDLMDPSRNMSKYRQLVSSELLAQHPIIPFYPIVKKDLTFIHLGNDTRIEGLINFEKLRMLAKEVRLLTHMCSSPYDLLAILELKGQSPSNALFSLNQLSTSQNAGGTHSTVIAANAGQSTIKRRKKSTAAPNPKKMFEEAQMVRRVKAYLNNLKIISDEDALHKFSLECEPASNSQTHGSSGGSTRGESGLGRDGTGNSSTRSGDQLSIYSHTSSSSAPNSSLSLRKRHPSSPTLSTTSSTSSTSDHHNRRNMAHNNNSKFGIASPQAVKKILALSDPTKVRPHQPFTARHSGMPPPPPPLLVNTPHHMLAHAYSNTPAGMPLTAATGTSTTPSPCTHRRLASGSNSMPTGNMVPVRAIHERSNSDTPTPPLPSVDLSVESSSVTTFRDLPLRKSVTSGSVSSSDSGHGSYAQQHDTSSSVYTAADCRLLQQISNTAARNLSGSGVAGNSSSSSSNSSSGSNGSAPTTPVPPPPPYHMLRSAAHNAANSMYHANATSAAPLPPPPYTRLHCGETMVAPMHPAHTRHSNMHGGTPSFVDGNNKCPMCPTMSPPSNMNQ, from the exons ATGGATCCATATCATCATATCAGACATCAT TATCCACCCACGCGTCccgaattgcaacaaaaatgcaATCGCGGCTCACATTCGAGTGACACGAGCTCAGCGTACAGTGGCAGCGATACAATGGCGTCTGTGTACGGCTCCTCAATGGATGCGGAGGAGATCGATCTCTCCGGTTTGGTGGAGTCGGTGGTGGACTCCGATGAGGAGGACTTGGCGGAGAGTATGGAT agTCTAAATGTGCGCGATGCGGTGCGTGATTGCCTGGAGAAAGATCCCTCCGAACGCACAGAGGAAGATGTCGAAATACTGCTGGAATTCACACAAGGCTTGAAGGCCTTCACCAATATAACGTTGGCGGTGCGACGCGCACTCTGCGCCGTCATGGTGTTTGCTGTAGTCGACAAAGCAGGCACCGTGGTGATGTCCGATGGTGAAGAGCTCGATTCGTGGTCGGTGCTTATAAATGGCGCCGTAGAGATTGAGCATGCGAATGGCACGCGTGAAGAACTGCAAATGGGTGATTCCTTTGGCATACTACCCACCATGGATAAGCTATATCATCGTGGTGTAATGCGTACCAAATGTGACGATTGTCAGTTCGTTTGCATAACACAAACCGATTACTATCGCATACAGCATCAGGGTGAGGAGAATACGCGACGACACGAAGATGAGGATGGGCGCATAGTAATGGTCACCGAATTGCGTCAAATCGGCAGCAATGAACATGGTGCAACGGGTAGTAATGCGAGCGCTGCTAGCGCCGCGGGCATGAAACGTGGTCATGTGGTGATACGCGGCACACCCGAACGTTTGCTGCAACAGTTGGTGGAGGAGAATTCAATGACTGATCCGACATATGTGGAGGATTTTTTGCTCACACAACGTATTTTCATCAAAAACCCACAAGAGGTAACGCAAAAGCTGCTCGCCTGGTTCGAGAGTGATGCCGAGCCGCCAAAGGGCAGTACAGCGTCACCACAAGAGATACGCGACCGTGTCACACGCGTCGTCTTGTTGTGGGTGAACAATCATTTTACCGATTTTGAGGCTGATCATGAAATGATGGAGTTCCTGGAGGTATTCGAGGCTGGTTTGGAGCACACCCGACTGCTGAGTCAGCTGCGTTTGCTGCATATAGCGTGTGCGGCCAAAGCGCGCATGCGCAGCTGTACATTGACACGTTCGTCACGTGATGAACCTTTAAACTTCAATATTATTGGCGGTTATGAGATGCGCGGTATTACCGCAGCAACTGGCGGTGGCGGTTGTGGCATATACATAGCACATGTAGTGCCCGGTTCGAAGGCGCAAGATGTGGGTCTCAAGCGTGGCGATCAAATACACGAGGTGAACGGTCAGTCCTTCGAACATGTGACGAGTAAACGTGCAATGGAAATACTAATGGGTAGCACACATCTGAGCATAACGGTAAAAAGCAATCTGCTCGGCTTCAAAGAGATGATGTTGGCAATTGAACAAGGTGGTAATGGTAGCAGTGGCAGCAATGGTGCCGGCACGCCTATCGGTAGTGGCAGCGGCAGCAGTGGCGGCTCACTTGGCAGCAAATCCCTGCGTAGTCCACGTCGTATATGCGCCAACGACATTGCCAAGTTACATGGCCGCTGTATGTTGGACGATATGACCACCACAAATCGTTCGCATATGCTGCGACTCAGCTCAGTCGATATGTTATTGCCCACGGACCAAACAGACTGTTGTCCGCCAGCCACACCGCCACCGGTTATGCCGCAACAGCCGAGCAGCGGCGGTGGTAATATGGCCAGTAATTTTATGTCGAATCTTTTGCAAAGTGTTAGTAATGCATCGGCGCGCAAGGACTCGCAAGCCAATTGCAATGACGGCGGTGGCGGCTCCAAAGGTGGCGGTTTTATGACGCTTGCGCCGAGACGTCGCATACAAAAAGCGCTGGCGAAAATGAATTTGTTGCAGCACAAAAGCATCGGTGGCGCCGGTTTGAATGATTCTGTCGATATAGCCACGCCCACGGAGACGATGTCACAAAAAGCCGGCAAACTGACCACTTCCTCTTCCAGTTCCTCATCTACCTGCGGCGGTGTTGGCGGCGGTAATCGCCTATACCAATCGCAATCCAATCCGGATTTGAGTTCATCACTGCTGTATGAAGACGCCACTTCTTTAACAACCAGCACTGCTACAGCGCCGACGCCAACACCCAACTATCTGACTGCCTCCATGCATCGGCCATCGGCCGTTTCCACAACAAGCTCCGCTATGCTGCCCGATTACCCCGAGCATGTGTTGAAAGTCTTCAAAGCCGATCAGTCATGCAAGTATTTGCTCATCAATAAGGAGACGACGGCGCACGAAGTTGTTATGTTGGCGCTGCAAGAGTTCGGCATACATGACCCCAGCTCGAATTATTCGCTTTGTGAGGTTAGCGTCGGTGAGGGTGGCATGGTGAAACAACGTCGCCTACCCGATCAACTGCAGAACTTAGCCGAGCGTATTGGTTTTGCAGCGCGCTACTATTTGAAAACAAACGGCAGTACCGAGACACTGGTGCCCGACGAATTGGCGCTCGAGTTGGTGCGTGAGTCGAGTGTGCATTTTCTGCAGCTGAACGCCTACGAGTTGGCCATACAATTGACACTGCAAGACTTCGCCATCTTTCGGCAAATCGAATCGACTGAGTATATCGATGATCTGTTCAATCTGAAGACGAAATACGGTGTACCAATGTTAACGAAATTCGCCGAACTCGTTAATCGTGAAATGTTTTGGGTCGTCACCGAGATCTGCAGTGAACATAATATTGTGCGTCGCATGAAAATTGTCAAGCAATTCATAAAGATTGCGCGTCACTGCAAAGAGTGTCGCAACTTCAATTCCATGTTCGCCATCATATCGGGACTCGGACATGCGGCTGTGTCACGCTTGCGTCTTACCTGGGAAAAACTGCCGTCTAAATATCAACGGCTCTTCTCCGACTTGCAGGATCTCATGGACCCCTCACGCAACATGTCAAAATATCGCCAACTTGTCTCTTCCGAGCTGCTCGCACAACACCCCATCATACCGTTCTATCCGATTGTGAAGAAGGATCTCACCTTCATTCACCTAGGCAATGACACGCGTATCGAAGGTCTCATTAACTTTGAAAAATTACGTATGCTCGCCAAAGAGGTGCGTCTACTAACGCATATGTGCTCATCGCCCTACGATCTGCTCGCCATACTCGAACTTAAAGGTCAATCACCCTCGAATGCGCTCTTCTCGCTCAATCAGCTGTCCACTTCACAAAATGCCGGCGGCACACACAGCACCGTTATCGCCGCTAATGCCGGCCAATCGACTATAAAGCGTCGCAAAAAGTCTACAGCGGCACCGAATCCAAAGAAAATGTTCGAAGAGGCACAAATGGTGCGTCGCGTCAAGGCATACCtgaataatttgaaaatcatCAGCGATGAGGATGCACTGCACAAATTCTCGCTTGAATGCGAACCGGCATCCAATTCACAAACACACGGCAGCAGCGGCGGTAGTACGCGTGGTGAGAGCGGTTTGGGTCGCGATGGCACCGGCAACTCATCGACACGTAGCGGTGATCAGCTGAGCATCTATTCGCACACGTCATCCTCATCGGCACCGAATTCATCGTTGTCGCTGCGCAAACGTCATCCCTCATCGCCCACACTCTCCACCACCAGCTCCACATCGTCGACCAGCGATCATCATAATCGTCGCAATATGGCGCACaataacaactcaaaatttggcATCGCCTCACCGCAAGCCGTCAAAAAGATACTGGCGCTATCCGATCCGACGAAAGTGCGTCCACATCAGCCGTTTACAGCGCGTCATTCCGGCatgccaccaccaccgccaccatTGCTAGTTAATACGCCGCATCATATGCTTGCGCATGCGTACAGCAACACCCCAGCGGGCATGCCTTTAACTGCCGCTACTGGCACTTCCACAACGCCAAGTCCGTGTACGCATCGACGTCTGGCATCCGGCAGCAATTCAATGCCAACAG GTAATATGGTACCCGTGCGGGCCATACATGAACGTTCAAATTCGGATACGCCAACGCCACCATTACCATCTGTTGATCTCTCAGTTGAAAGCAGCAGCGTTACCACATTTCGAGACTTGCCTTTGCGCAAATCTGTGACTTCGG GCTCGGTGTCATCCAGCGACAGCGGACACGGCTCATATGCACAACAACATGACACCAGTAGCTCGGTTTACACCGCCGCCGATTGCCGACTGCTCCAGCAAATCTCCAATACGGCGGCACGCAATTTGAGCGGAAGCGGCGTCGctggcaacagcagcagcagcagcagtaataGTAGTAGCGGCAGCAATGGCAGCGCACCAACTACACCGGTACCACCACCGCCACCGTATCACATGTTGCGCAGCGCTGCACACAATGCCGCCAATAGCATGTATCACGCGAATGCAACAAGTGCGGCACCGTTGCCGCCACCGCCCTACACGCGCTTGCATTGTGGTGAGACCATGGTTGCGCCGATGCATCCAGCACACACACGACATTCCAATATGCATG GTGGCACTCCGAGTTTCGTTgatggcaacaacaaatgcccAATGTGTCCGACAATGTCGCCACCATCAAATATGAATCAGTAA
- the LOC105233376 gene encoding rap guanine nucleotide exchange factor 2 isoform X6, with product MDPYHHIRHHYPPTRPELQQKCNRGSHSSDTSSAYSGSDTMASVYGSSMDAEEIDLSGLVESVVDSDEEDLAESMDSLNVRDAVRDCLEKDPSERTEEDVEILLEFTQGLKAFTNITLAVRRALCAVMVFAVVDKAGTVVMSDGEELDSWSVLINGAVEIEHANGTREELQMGDSFGILPTMDKLYHRGVMRTKCDDCQFVCITQTDYYRIQHQGEENTRRHEDEDGRIVMVTELRQIGSNEHGATGSNASAASAAGMKRGHVVIRGTPERLLQQLVEENSMTDPTYVEDFLLTQRIFIKNPQEVTQKLLAWFESDAEPPKGSTASPQEIRDRVTRVVLLWVNNHFTDFEADHEMMEFLEVFEAGLEHTRLLSQLRLLHIACAAKARMRSCTLTRSSRDEPLNFNIIGGYEMRGITAATGGGGCGIYIAHVVPGSKAQDVGLKRGDQIHEVNGQSFEHVTSKRAMEILMGSTHLSITVKSNLLGFKEMMLAIEQGGNGSSGSNGAGTPIGSGSGSSGGSLGSKSLRSPRRICANDIAKLHGRCMLDDMTTTNRSHMLRLSSVDMLLPTDQTDCCPPATPPPVMPQQPSSGGGNMASNFMSNLLQSVSNASARKDSQANCNDGGGGSKGGGFMTLAPRRRIQKALAKMNLLQHKSIGGAGLNDSVDIATPTETMSQKAGKLTTSSSSSSSTCGGVGGGNRLYQSQSNPDLSSSLLYEDATSLTTSTATAPTPTPNYLTASMHRPSAVSTTSSAMLPDYPEHVLKVFKADQSCKYLLINKETTAHEVVMLALQEFGIHDPSSNYSLCEVSVGEGGMVKQRRLPDQLQNLAERIGFAARYYLKTNGSTETLVPDELALELVRESSVHFLQLNAYELAIQLTLQDFAIFRQIESTEYIDDLFNLKTKYGVPMLTKFAELVNREMFWVVTEICSEHNIVRRMKIVKQFIKIARHCKECRNFNSMFAIISGLGHAAVSRLRLTWEKLPSKYQRLFSDLQDLMDPSRNMSKYRQLVSSELLAQHPIIPFYPIVKKDLTFIHLGNDTRIEGLINFEKLRMLAKEVRLLTHMCSSPYDLLAILELKGQSPSNALFSLNQLSTSQNAGGTHSTVIAANAGQSTIKRRKKSTAAPNPKKMFEEAQMVRRVKAYLNNLKIISDEDALHKFSLECEPASNSQTHGSSGGSTRGESGLGRDGTGNSSTRSGDQLSIYSHTSSSSAPNSSLSLRKRHPSSPTLSTTSSTSSTSDHHNRRNMAHNNNSKFGIASPQAVKKILALSDPTKVRPHQPFTARHSGMPPPPPPLLVNTPHHMLAHAYSNTPAGMPLTAATGTSTTPSPCTHRRLASGSNSMPTVESSSVTTFRDLPLRKSVTSGGTPSFVDGNNKCPMCPTMSPPSNMNQ from the exons ATGGATCCATATCATCATATCAGACATCAT TATCCACCCACGCGTCccgaattgcaacaaaaatgcaATCGCGGCTCACATTCGAGTGACACGAGCTCAGCGTACAGTGGCAGCGATACAATGGCGTCTGTGTACGGCTCCTCAATGGATGCGGAGGAGATCGATCTCTCCGGTTTGGTGGAGTCGGTGGTGGACTCCGATGAGGAGGACTTGGCGGAGAGTATGGAT agTCTAAATGTGCGCGATGCGGTGCGTGATTGCCTGGAGAAAGATCCCTCCGAACGCACAGAGGAAGATGTCGAAATACTGCTGGAATTCACACAAGGCTTGAAGGCCTTCACCAATATAACGTTGGCGGTGCGACGCGCACTCTGCGCCGTCATGGTGTTTGCTGTAGTCGACAAAGCAGGCACCGTGGTGATGTCCGATGGTGAAGAGCTCGATTCGTGGTCGGTGCTTATAAATGGCGCCGTAGAGATTGAGCATGCGAATGGCACGCGTGAAGAACTGCAAATGGGTGATTCCTTTGGCATACTACCCACCATGGATAAGCTATATCATCGTGGTGTAATGCGTACCAAATGTGACGATTGTCAGTTCGTTTGCATAACACAAACCGATTACTATCGCATACAGCATCAGGGTGAGGAGAATACGCGACGACACGAAGATGAGGATGGGCGCATAGTAATGGTCACCGAATTGCGTCAAATCGGCAGCAATGAACATGGTGCAACGGGTAGTAATGCGAGCGCTGCTAGCGCCGCGGGCATGAAACGTGGTCATGTGGTGATACGCGGCACACCCGAACGTTTGCTGCAACAGTTGGTGGAGGAGAATTCAATGACTGATCCGACATATGTGGAGGATTTTTTGCTCACACAACGTATTTTCATCAAAAACCCACAAGAGGTAACGCAAAAGCTGCTCGCCTGGTTCGAGAGTGATGCCGAGCCGCCAAAGGGCAGTACAGCGTCACCACAAGAGATACGCGACCGTGTCACACGCGTCGTCTTGTTGTGGGTGAACAATCATTTTACCGATTTTGAGGCTGATCATGAAATGATGGAGTTCCTGGAGGTATTCGAGGCTGGTTTGGAGCACACCCGACTGCTGAGTCAGCTGCGTTTGCTGCATATAGCGTGTGCGGCCAAAGCGCGCATGCGCAGCTGTACATTGACACGTTCGTCACGTGATGAACCTTTAAACTTCAATATTATTGGCGGTTATGAGATGCGCGGTATTACCGCAGCAACTGGCGGTGGCGGTTGTGGCATATACATAGCACATGTAGTGCCCGGTTCGAAGGCGCAAGATGTGGGTCTCAAGCGTGGCGATCAAATACACGAGGTGAACGGTCAGTCCTTCGAACATGTGACGAGTAAACGTGCAATGGAAATACTAATGGGTAGCACACATCTGAGCATAACGGTAAAAAGCAATCTGCTCGGCTTCAAAGAGATGATGTTGGCAATTGAACAAGGTGGTAATGGTAGCAGTGGCAGCAATGGTGCCGGCACGCCTATCGGTAGTGGCAGCGGCAGCAGTGGCGGCTCACTTGGCAGCAAATCCCTGCGTAGTCCACGTCGTATATGCGCCAACGACATTGCCAAGTTACATGGCCGCTGTATGTTGGACGATATGACCACCACAAATCGTTCGCATATGCTGCGACTCAGCTCAGTCGATATGTTATTGCCCACGGACCAAACAGACTGTTGTCCGCCAGCCACACCGCCACCGGTTATGCCGCAACAGCCGAGCAGCGGCGGTGGTAATATGGCCAGTAATTTTATGTCGAATCTTTTGCAAAGTGTTAGTAATGCATCGGCGCGCAAGGACTCGCAAGCCAATTGCAATGACGGCGGTGGCGGCTCCAAAGGTGGCGGTTTTATGACGCTTGCGCCGAGACGTCGCATACAAAAAGCGCTGGCGAAAATGAATTTGTTGCAGCACAAAAGCATCGGTGGCGCCGGTTTGAATGATTCTGTCGATATAGCCACGCCCACGGAGACGATGTCACAAAAAGCCGGCAAACTGACCACTTCCTCTTCCAGTTCCTCATCTACCTGCGGCGGTGTTGGCGGCGGTAATCGCCTATACCAATCGCAATCCAATCCGGATTTGAGTTCATCACTGCTGTATGAAGACGCCACTTCTTTAACAACCAGCACTGCTACAGCGCCGACGCCAACACCCAACTATCTGACTGCCTCCATGCATCGGCCATCGGCCGTTTCCACAACAAGCTCCGCTATGCTGCCCGATTACCCCGAGCATGTGTTGAAAGTCTTCAAAGCCGATCAGTCATGCAAGTATTTGCTCATCAATAAGGAGACGACGGCGCACGAAGTTGTTATGTTGGCGCTGCAAGAGTTCGGCATACATGACCCCAGCTCGAATTATTCGCTTTGTGAGGTTAGCGTCGGTGAGGGTGGCATGGTGAAACAACGTCGCCTACCCGATCAACTGCAGAACTTAGCCGAGCGTATTGGTTTTGCAGCGCGCTACTATTTGAAAACAAACGGCAGTACCGAGACACTGGTGCCCGACGAATTGGCGCTCGAGTTGGTGCGTGAGTCGAGTGTGCATTTTCTGCAGCTGAACGCCTACGAGTTGGCCATACAATTGACACTGCAAGACTTCGCCATCTTTCGGCAAATCGAATCGACTGAGTATATCGATGATCTGTTCAATCTGAAGACGAAATACGGTGTACCAATGTTAACGAAATTCGCCGAACTCGTTAATCGTGAAATGTTTTGGGTCGTCACCGAGATCTGCAGTGAACATAATATTGTGCGTCGCATGAAAATTGTCAAGCAATTCATAAAGATTGCGCGTCACTGCAAAGAGTGTCGCAACTTCAATTCCATGTTCGCCATCATATCGGGACTCGGACATGCGGCTGTGTCACGCTTGCGTCTTACCTGGGAAAAACTGCCGTCTAAATATCAACGGCTCTTCTCCGACTTGCAGGATCTCATGGACCCCTCACGCAACATGTCAAAATATCGCCAACTTGTCTCTTCCGAGCTGCTCGCACAACACCCCATCATACCGTTCTATCCGATTGTGAAGAAGGATCTCACCTTCATTCACCTAGGCAATGACACGCGTATCGAAGGTCTCATTAACTTTGAAAAATTACGTATGCTCGCCAAAGAGGTGCGTCTACTAACGCATATGTGCTCATCGCCCTACGATCTGCTCGCCATACTCGAACTTAAAGGTCAATCACCCTCGAATGCGCTCTTCTCGCTCAATCAGCTGTCCACTTCACAAAATGCCGGCGGCACACACAGCACCGTTATCGCCGCTAATGCCGGCCAATCGACTATAAAGCGTCGCAAAAAGTCTACAGCGGCACCGAATCCAAAGAAAATGTTCGAAGAGGCACAAATGGTGCGTCGCGTCAAGGCATACCtgaataatttgaaaatcatCAGCGATGAGGATGCACTGCACAAATTCTCGCTTGAATGCGAACCGGCATCCAATTCACAAACACACGGCAGCAGCGGCGGTAGTACGCGTGGTGAGAGCGGTTTGGGTCGCGATGGCACCGGCAACTCATCGACACGTAGCGGTGATCAGCTGAGCATCTATTCGCACACGTCATCCTCATCGGCACCGAATTCATCGTTGTCGCTGCGCAAACGTCATCCCTCATCGCCCACACTCTCCACCACCAGCTCCACATCGTCGACCAGCGATCATCATAATCGTCGCAATATGGCGCACaataacaactcaaaatttggcATCGCCTCACCGCAAGCCGTCAAAAAGATACTGGCGCTATCCGATCCGACGAAAGTGCGTCCACATCAGCCGTTTACAGCGCGTCATTCCGGCatgccaccaccaccgccaccatTGCTAGTTAATACGCCGCATCATATGCTTGCGCATGCGTACAGCAACACCCCAGCGGGCATGCCTTTAACTGCCGCTACTGGCACTTCCACAACGCCAAGTCCGTGTACGCATCGACGTCTGGCATCCGGCAGCAATTCAATGCCAACAG TTGAAAGCAGCAGCGTTACCACATTTCGAGACTTGCCTTTGCGCAAATCTGTGACTTCGG GTGGCACTCCGAGTTTCGTTgatggcaacaacaaatgcccAATGTGTCCGACAATGTCGCCACCATCAAATATGAATCAGTAA